ACAGTCCCATTATTCTGAGAATGTGTCATGGTTTAAGATTAATTTAAGGTTGTCAGAAGCGGCCTGCACACAAGCAAAAGTTCTGCTTACGTTTATTGTTATTCACAAAAAGTGTTGTAGattatatttattacatttttcatataCAGAtcagaataaaacatgacataacAAAATGAGTGGGTAAGATTAAGgaaaaaattctaaattaaaaatattagtTGTTGGAACAACGTCCTTGATTCAGAAGAACCACACTCAGAAAATATTCTTCATAACGACAGAAGTCAACAGATTGAACAATCTCTTGGAGAAGGCATGTACTGGATGAGAGGGGTCCTCCCTGGTGCCACAGAGGTGTTTTGGTACTTTGACTTTTAGGTTAAAATGGGCACAAGAgcctgcgattgactggcgaccagtccagggtgaaccccgcctctcgcccgtagtcagctgggataggctccagctcccccgcgaccctgacggataagcggtatagaaaatggatggatggatggatgggcaCAAGAGCAGCAATAGTTGAACTGTAATGTAACTCTCAGGGTTCCTAGTTTCTCTAAAATGACGAGTCGAGAGCCAACAAGTGAGGGAATGTAGCACAATGATCCTGCAAAACTTGGAGACCCGGAAAAATTATGTTGAGGCAAGTTATATTTGCTGGCAGGCTTTGAAATTCGCTGAATGTGCCATGACAAAACAAGAGTGGGAATGATATCAAACCTTTGTTATTCCAGAGCATGAAGTTTAAACAGTAGAAATAGGAGGTTATTGCATAACTGACCAAAGAGGCTTAAGTTGAAACATTGAACTTGAAATGTTTGCTGAACTGCATACATGTCTTCAGGGTTGACAAAACCAGCATGTTTAGCGAATAGTTTCCTGCTGAGGTAGTGGAGCAGAGTATATCAAAGCGCAGCTGAGGCTGAGTGACACAAGGTTCCATTTTACATCAATTCATGCTTATATCGCCAGTTAAGTATTCTTTGTGTATTTGGTGCCCCCCAGTAAAACATGAAGTTTGACAGGTTTAGTGCACAGTCCCACCTTGCTGTGTATGGAGCACAAAGAATAATTTTATCAATTTGTCTAAAGAATGATTTAAGTCTGCTTTGACTTTGCTTAAGAGTTTGTcatagtttttttgtttattcatgaagcgtctgaaataaatgtataatgTTAATGTCCAGATAGTTAAAGGTGTCAGGGGAAAGATGAAAGAGTATTTACCCTTATACGAGCTGTGTTAATGCAATTTATTTTGTAGCCTGAAAATGCTCCAAAATGACACAGAATTTGAGTTATTTTGTGGGTACTGCTGACAGGGTCTGTTATATATAACAACAGGCTATCCAGGTACAGACGGACCTGATACTGCATGTTTCTGCGCTGTATTGACTTAGGATCTGTAGATGTTTTCGGCATTATGGCTGAAGGTTCTCTAACCAGGGTGAAGGACAGTGGGTAGGGCAGGTTCCATTGAAAGCTGGTTGAGTCCTAACCAGTTGTGTACACAAGTGTTGCATGGATACAAGCTTGAGGAGATGCATAAAGGACCAGGGAAAGACCAGTGGCCTTACAGCTTCACACACGGCCAGAAAAAGTGAATGTAATTTCCTGTCTCAGAGTTAGAGCAGAGGAGAACCCTGTTAGCACTGattttgtcctctctgtcccaGGATTTCTTATTAATGTGAGAAGTTAAAGGTGATTTGGAATTCTGGACTCTATAAAATACACTAATTTGTTTCTTGGATACTATAAAGACAAAGCCCTTACTACATGTGGCACTAACAGTTGTTAATATGGTATCTCTAGTGCTATAGCTGCTCAAAGTAAAATCTGGCCATGGAATAGATCTTTACATGTCTCACAAATGATAGATGGATTGTTTGTAGATAGAGAGGTAATGGAATAAATCATCCTGAACTCTGAGGTAAAGTTTAGATCTTCTGCCAAGTCATTGCCAGTTCAGCACCTCTGCAAAGGCCTGAGAGGGAAAGTCAGGGGGGATAGATGAAGGGCAACACAGATTCATAGGTGTTAACAGCTTTAGCCGAGAGTGCTCTACTGACAATCACATAGCAGCCTGACAGGTTTGTACTGACCTAGATAACCACACCATTACTAAACAAAGAATATGATGTTGCAAAACCTTCCCCACCCAGTTCCTTCACAGTTTGATGTTGTCATTGTCTCCTAAACGAGTCTCTCGGAGGAAAGCAATGAGAACTccctatttttttatttttttcccagaaaTGTCAATACTGCCATCCTTGGCAGGTTTGTGAAGACACGGCACGTTTCAAGAACAGAGCTTAATGGTATTTAAATCAAACGTGGCCATCACATAATGATCACTCCAGACCCACGGCACAGTCTCAACCTCATCGCCATGTATTACATTTTGTgtcaatgtgaaaaaaaaatgcacagaaaaagtGATGTACAACAACAGGctgaagaaattattttataagCTCAAAACTTAACTTTCACTTTAATTGCAGGTGGAACAGCTGGACAAACTGGACCAGTATACGACCCCAGCAGCAGGTGTCACAGCAGAAGATGGAGAGCTGGGGGAGTTGTCCACGAAGTTCTACCAGGCTgctgtacaggtgtgtgtgtgtgtgtgtgtaagaaggagaaagaagaaaagaaaaaaaagattcccAGAGTATTTGATTAATCTAAATCTAATCATACACTCATTTAGAAGGTACATCCTGCAGTTTTGTCAAAATACCTTTTATAAGCACTATAGTACATTTGagaaaaaataatgtttcataCAGAGAACTTGCAGCATTATGATTTAAGAAATGCAGCGTTGAAAGAAATTTGTCGTTTTCCCAAAGTCTTATaggtttttcatcattttcagcCTCAACATTAGTGAATACATCACAAAAGAAGCATTGATGATATCATCAAGTAACATTTAAGCTTATATCCAGCTGgtgaaaatgtgtctgtgccTGAATGGCAGGGCTGCTTGCTTCCTGCTGTATGTGAACTTGTTCAGCTCAAACATCCAGAATCAAAGGAACCTGACTGAGAGTGCTGAtagcaaaaaaaaccaaaaaaacaactttaaaacattCCTAACATTATGACATGCTGCTTTGATTAATGACCATGAAAACCCTAAAATGAGAAGGCATCGGTAAGTCAGGTTCTATCTACAGACCTTCTAGTCCTGAAGGCGTCTCATCTGCTGGGATCAACTTTCTGGATGACAGATTTGACAAGAGCCTGACACATCAGAAGAAAAATGGTCTGCTTCAGCAAGCATCTGGACATATTTATCaatcaatgaaataaataaattactcaTGGGTCGGTGGAGGTAGTCACCAATTCTTTGGAAACTGGTGGCCTCCACAAAAGGGAGTCTGTGGGACTCCCTGGATGTAGTCGATTAATtgatcaaaaagaaaattagttgtcaacaattttgataattgataaataatttcagtaatttttcaaatggaaatatcAAGCATTTGCTttctccagcttcttaaatgtaattatttgcTGTTATTCCTTTTCATTCATGATAGTAAATAAGGAGTCTTCAGGTTTTAGACCATGGGTTGGACGATCtgaatgttgggttctctgtattacaaaatgtaattaaagcgtttggtctggacctgctctaattggaaagtgtcatgagataacttttgttgtgaattggagctatataatcagaatcagaactcCTATATTTATCCCCTAGGGGAAATTCTTATTTCTTacatacatttcagttttcctgaccaagaaaacAGAGTTCAGTAGTTTGATGTTGACAGGCAGggatgatttcctgtgtcgctctgtggtgcatcatgggagtaagagtctgaaagagtctgtctctctgtatagCTCACACCTCTTCCTTGTTGCCTACTCTGAAAGCCGTGTTCTTGtcaataaactgaattgaattagtACCACATGCatctctgtacacacacatacacacacacatatgtatatattgcaaaagatatgtgtgtgtgtgtccttcaggACGAATAATAGTCTTTCTTATCTTGCTGTGGGAACATCTGTGGGCTGCAGGTGTGTAGCACTTGTAGGCTGGCAAACCTTCTATAACTCAAAGTACTTCCAATTAATCAAACGCATTGGAAGGTTTCAGTCTTTGCCTTTACAATTTATGCCAAAGCTGTTTCTACTTCCCTCGAACACTTTGTGAGTGAACTCTGGAATTTCAAATTTCATCAAGATAACAAGAAACAGACAACATTCGTCTTCTTATAGCAACAAGCTGTGATGTATTGGAACACATTTGTGttgctaaatgtgtgtgtatctgtgtgtctgtctgtctttctgtgaagTTATTAGGTATGTTGGACATGTCTGTTCCAGTGGTGGCTAAGTTCAGACGTCTCTTGGACAGTCTGCCCAGGGAAACTCTACCTGATGTGGTAGCCTCCATGATTCGCACCTCAAACAAGGAGAAACTACAGGTGAAGTGACTGCTGTGTCAGCCAAAGTTCAGAgtaattactgaaaaaaaaaatgggatgTGACAGACGGATAGAAGAAAATCGTAGTTGAATGCACTATTTGTAGAGTTTTTAATAGGATTACAACATCTTTGAAATGAGTCACATGGTATCACTGCAGGTGAAAagctgttctgtgtttgttgttctcAGGACATTTAGTCCGTCTATCTTGGTTGAGCGGAGGGTTGTGTTGGCTGCTACAGGATAaccaaagagagaaaaaagagaaaaaattaaaGTCTCACAAATTCATTACTACATAAAATAAAGTAGGTTTAATGTAAAGATTTTTCTGAAATTATTGTATTTTCAAATCAACTATGGGTATGTTTGCGTGTGCTGCTAAGGTCCTGGATGCGGTGAGCTTGGAGGAGCGATTTAAAAAAGCTCTTCCCATGTTGACCAGACAGATAGAGGGGCTAAAACTGCTGCAGAAAACCAGGAAACGAAGTCCTGATAATGAGAAGAGGGTAACAGACGATTGTATTTCTCCTTTTGCCCACTGTGGGACTAAGTAATGTTTatctcatctctttttcttttcatatgcCTGCTCACCTCTCCGCGTCTCGTCCGTTTAGGTTTTATCGGTGCGTAAAGGTGGAGTGTTTCCAGGTCAGCAGTTCAGCCTGGATGGcgaagatgaagatgaggatggcGATGACATTATAGCTTTGGAGAGAAAGGTGCACGGCGCAAACATGCCTGATGCGGCGCTCAGAGTTTGCCTCAAAGAACTCAAGAGGTGAACTTTCACGCTGACTAAACCTTCACCTGCTTCCTCATAACAAAACGGTGTCACTCAGTTACTGGTGTTACAGTTGAGGTCTTTATTTGCAATTGCTTTCTCAAATGACTTTGCATAGTTTAAAAGGAGTTAGTACTTTTGATGAAATTATGATCCATCAGATCATATACTAACTACTAAGTGATCTGTTAAAAGGGTTTTAGTAACAACAGTTTGATATTTAAGCTGTTTGAAGCCTTTAAGTATTCTTGGATCCGTTTAAATGATTTCACAGATGTGGTTGTTTTGAATGTTAAATGTGTGACTTCGGTGATGTGTCCTGATCCACAGTCAGACAGGTGTTGCGTTTAATCTCATTCGTCTGCATTTAGATTGAAGAAGATGCCTCAGTCCATGCCTGAGTATGCCCTGACCAGAAACTACTTGGATCTAATGGTAGAATTACCATGGAGCAAAAACACCAAAGGTAAAGTCTTCATATGTCCCTAAGGAATTAGGAGAATTTGTAGACAAGAGGTGATTTAACCTTTGAAAAATTGATATTTCCTGCACAGCACGATGAGTATATTGTTTGGATGGTGGAGCTTTGTGGGTacactctgctgctgaatgGAACAGCAGCCCTcctggataaaaaaaacatttcaaacatgatcatcatactgagacacacacacaaaaaaacactgttggAAAAATAACTCTTCTTTAACTCTCTTTAATGTGTTGGAATTAGTGGACAAATGAAAGTCTTCTTTGTTCAGTGCATTTgtagaagtttaaaaaaactgGTTTAAGCTTAAAAATCTCTAATACACTTCAGCTGTGTAGTAGTAGTTACAACTGTCAGTCacaaaagtgtaaataaaaaaaagatgtatgatagatttttggctttgttggaagtcatattttttcactttcgATGGAGCTAATGGGGTCTCCCTCCCTCATGTATAAGCAATGTGGTGACTGCAAGATTGTGGCAAACtgtgtttaatatttcagtGCAATCAGTCGTATTTTTCTGGTGTACTGCTTATGCTTTGAAGTGCGTCCCATGGAGCTCCCTGTTGTCTTTGGACTGACTTAAACAATTACCGTCAAAGCTTTTCACATATCAGGGATTTGCCTTGGTATTTTAGgaataaacataataaaataaaataataaaaaaaaaagttgagctAAAGTCAAATAGAGATAGTGGAGATCTTGCAAAGATACAGTACCATACAATGATCTAATTCATTTATCGTGGCCAGTCACAATATcaacatttcacaaactgacatAAGAGCATCTGTTAGACACAcagtctctgctgctgaccTCATACTGCATCGCAGACAAATAACCTCAGATCATTGGAGAAAGACAAATTTGAGCACATGAACTGCAGGGTCAGAGGACAAAATATGTGCTGCAGATAAATCTGAAGTACTGTTTGGGAGGATTGTTCTTGATAGACCACCAGGAGAGAGTTGTTTCTCCTGTCCCCTCTTCTTCATCACGTTCTCAGATTACAGCCATTCATCCTGTTCCTGCAGCTCCCACCTCAAAGTCTTCACCTTTCCTAACTtgagtgttttctctttctttcttgaatCTCTTAATCTTGTCTACATTTGCCCCactcaacatgcacacacacaccaactcttCAGACTGCCTAGACATCCAAGCAGCCCGTACTCTATTGGACAGTGATCACTATGCCCTGGACAAGCTGAAGAGACGTGTGCTGGAATACCTGGCTGTCAGACAGCTGAAGCCTTCACTGAAGGTGCTTCTTACAAATCGGTCTACATATAAAGACAAGgatttctgtcacatttaacagtgattttaatactactgctgtgtttttaggGCCCCATCCTCTGCTTTGTAGGGCCCCCAGGAGTCGGTAAGACCAGCGTGGGACGCTCCATAGCCAGAACGTTGGGCAGAGAGTTTCACCGCATTGCTTTGGGAGGCGTCTGTGACCAGTCTGACATCCGAGGACACAGGTGTGTTCATAAGATAGGTAGTATAGATGGTGAGATTTGTGGACCACAGAGGTACAGGTGAGCCAAGAGCAATTACATATACATGTGCATATGTCTTAAGATGTCCTAAAGGAATTAGGAGAATTTGTAGACAAGAGGTGATTCAacctttgaaaaaaaatgatatttccTGCACAGCACGATGAGTATATTGTTTGGATGGTGGAGCTTTGTGGGcacactctgctgctgaatgGAACAGCAGCCCTCCTggataaaaaacataaaacaacaaacataatCATCATACTGAGACATAAAAAAATAGCACAGCTGGAAAAGTAACTTGTTCTATGtaatgtttttcaaaattaGCAGACAAATGAAATTCTTTTATGTTCACCGCATTTGTAGCAGTTCAACAAGATGACTTAAGTTTGGAAAACCCGGCCGATATCCTCCCAGCATGCCCGCTGAGTCTGTAATTTAAAAGACTGATAAGTGTGACTGATTGAGTGTTAAGGTTCTGTAGATGAAAGGCAGCAGAGCTTCTACCCTGAGGTGGAGACATTTATAAAATCTGACAGGACGTCAGTGGGACCTCCACATTCAGCCATGACATGACGTGTCCTCTGACAAGTGAAGCACATTGTCAAATTACAGCACAAATATATCTGAGACTTTTATGTCAGCCGTTGTTAAATCCATCGATTGTGTCATAACCTCAGAGAGTCGGTTAGCTGCAGAGGGAGGTCGTCAGTTAAGTCCTGTTGAGTGTTGATCTGTGTGGAACTGAATGAACTGTAGTCTGATAACCATAAATATGGCCTTGAAATAGAACATCAATAGGAAGAAAAGACTGTTGTGTTTCTCTCACATAAATCAAGTTTTCTGCAACTAAACACCAAATGAACTCCAGTGTGTTGATTGACTCACATTTACGCACTGTTTTTGTAACCAGTGAAAAGATCATTAGAGTTCATCAGTTCGGCTCTCCTTTGATCGGCGTCTTAACAGCCTTTGTCAGGGATGAGTCTGAATTGcaccaaaacatacacacacacacactctcctgtgTTGGGTTTGATTGACAAGTGAGGTATGGAGCCTatgcctctgtgtgttgttgtgcacAGAGgtgaacagagcagcagaggtcATCTCATCTCAGGTTGCAGGGAAGATTTAAGATTTAGCAGTGTTGAGACACCGTCTCTCAGCCAGATGAAAAACATGTGTCCGGCATACCAACAGCCGGGGTGCAAAAGATAAAAATTCTTTAAAGGTCAATTGACAATTGGTTCAgcttaaagaaaataacagttttgtgggtttttattctcttttgttgtttctttaaggccacaaacttcacatttcatgttttcagcacTTGTGACAGCAACACTGCTGTGATTATTATTGTGTGGTAATGCAGTGCATACTTTTAGAATAAGTATCGTAACAACATAATCATAATAGCATGACCAATAACATAACCAATAACATGTGGCAATGACAATGGTGAAACCAGACAAGACATGATGTTCACCTTGGCTTGATATTCCTGCACTTTTCCGTTGCCATCAGTAGAATAAAATgctttgaaactgaaaactgaatttaagaattttaagaatttcccttcagggataaataaaggatttctgattctgaatgttTACACAGTAGGTCGGTAGTTTAAATTCTGCCCGTTTCTCCAGACGTACATATGTTGGCAGCATGCCTGGCCGAATCATCAACGGTTTGAAGACAGTCGGCGTAAATAATCCTGTGTTCCTCCTGGACGAGGTGGACAAGCTTGGGAAGAGCCTCCAAGGAGACCCTGCAGCTGCACTGCTAGAGGtcagctctgtctctgtcactcaGATTTCTTGTTTAGAAGATGTCTCCACTAAACAAAACGTGCTCTCAACATAACCTGCAGATTAATGTGCAGCTATGCTCAAATTGCTTGTTAGTATTTGTTGTGCTTCCTCacaaatttgtcttttgtttcctctgttctGTGAACCAATTGATTAAACACTAAAAGCATACACACTGAAATGGCTTGTAATTGTTCCTTTAGGTCCTGGACCCAGAGCAGAACCACAGTTTCACAGACCATTACCTCAATGTGGCCTTTGACCTCTCCCAGGTGCTCTTTATTGCTACAGCGAACACCACAGCGACCATTCCCCCGGCCCTGCTGGACAGGATGGAGGTGCTGCAGGTACCAGGTGGGTTTAGATGCAGAGAGTCAGAACCATCTCAGGTCCAGCTCTTGCTTTGTTGACCTTACTAATCACAAGCAGAGTCCATCTGCAGGACTGAATTTACTGCAGTGCACTCAGGTAAGAGAGGAAACAACTGCCACAGTCACAAGTTAttaaaaaactatttatttattacagttAAAGACATAAAGTTAATATAGATAGATGTTATTCATTAATCACTTCAGATTTCTAAGcagtaatttatttgtttacatgaaATACATGTTCTTACAGTAAAGTAAATCCTCATGCACTTACTGTTCATTTATCTGTAGCTGTGAACTTCTGCAGACCTGCAGTTGTTTTATGAACCAAACAATACCTGTACCATCACCACCGTTTGATTGCAAAACAGTCTGTTATCCTCTAAAACATGTTCATGGGAAGTCAATAACAGTGTTATGTTTAGTATATTTACATATCTTAGTCCAAGATCAAAATTCAACCATATTTAATCCAAGCAAGAATGTTGATGGGACAGGGTCAAATGAACTGGATGATAACCTGCCTTATTACCTTCACTCAAGGAAATGTATCTTTTTGGAagtgctgtctgtgctgcattttattACAATGTattacacactgactgactatctatctgatgtttttattagtgtataatcacctgaaactaagaatcattgtgtttttgttacattAGATCTACAGAGGGCGCTTATGCTGTATTGCATATGCAGTGAACTGATCACACGGGGTCACCATACATTAATAACAAATGGAAACTCTACCAGTTTTACAAATTAAAACCTGTTCATTGATGTAATGCAGTACCTCTGCATATGTGGGAAAAGTTATATTAAGCCTCTAAGCCCAACGTTGAttcaagtgacatcacttgaatcaacattggaaaaaaaaaagaaagaaaagaaagtcagGGAGAAGTTAAAAGGAATTGTGGCGTGAAAAAGAAGTCAAGAAGCCTGCTGCTAATCTCTGCTTGAGGCTAGGGGCTTAAGCTACATTGACCTACACACCCAAATCTCCAACCAAAAAACTGGCATTCCAGCTGCATTGTGGATAATGTAGGCCCCTTTAAGAAAGATCTTATCTCCGGTTctgacaaaaaaaccccaaaccaCATATTAATCATGTATATAATGTACTTCGATACTTTGATAGAAAGAGTGACTTatcaaagtctgtgtgtgtgcgtgtttcagGATACACTcaggaggagagggtggagaTTGCCCACCGTCACCTGATCCCAAACCAGCTGGAGCAGCATGGATTAACACCTCAACAGCTGCATATACCACAGAATACCACCCAGGATATAATCAGCAGGTCCACATGTATACAAATACTTAAACATTTGTGATTAAACTGCAAGCAGTGTTGGATGAGCCTGCGCACCACCGTGCTCCTTGgtgtgtgtggcagctgtgGCCTTGTTACAGGACACCAACACAGTTCTTGTAGTTATGTGTTTTGGATACTGCACAAAGCACAGCCACATTTTATGTGCAGCTCCTGTcctttttaactttattttctgaatgaattaatgaagcATAATGGCTTGAAATATTGTTGcgtgtcatgtttgtcttaAAGCTGTGTCACAGGACTGATTGTGAAATGTGGCTCTCACTGCACAACTAAGAATCATTGTGGAAAGACTTTCATACCATTTTCCTGCTAATCTGGTGAATTTAAAACATCAGGCAAATCtttgaggaaagaaaagtggCTCCAAGTGGtagtaaatgaaaaataaatgaagaaaatatttttttacctCATTAATGGATAGACTCTGTGTCTATGCatttaaattttctgttgtGCAGTTTAGAATATACTCATATATTTGTGCATGCCTTCTCAATCTGCTGTTCATGCAGTAGCAAtagtactgcagtaaaacaaatatttattatacCACGGTCTGGGTGAATACTCAATCCTGATTGGCTGCAAGGTGTTACTAAGTAGTTCCAGTTTAACTGTCAACGCTATATATCAGCACTGAGTGTAGCCCTGCAGTgtctcatcctcaccacaggatggcgACTGTAACATACAAGCTGCAGGCAGCCTACACTGCCTCTTTGAACTTCCTTTGTGGACTATCGTCACACTGACTATTCGACCCTCCACCTTAGGCTGAGGCTGAAAGTACACATGAACTATCATTTGTTGGTGGAAAACTTGTTTTGGAGACAGTAGACCTTTATGTTTTCAAACGACACGTTTCTATATTTTGCGCTCCTGGTCATATCtttcacacagaacacatgcctagcaaaagaagaaacacagcCAGTAAAACCTCATCTCCACATAACTGAGCTAATCTGTTgttgcgtgtgtgcgtgtttgctttttttttcttcaggtaTACCCGCGAGGCAGGTGTGCGCTCTCTTGAGAGGAAGATCGGGGCAATCTGCCGAGCAGTGGCTGTGAAGGTCGCTG
This is a stretch of genomic DNA from Scatophagus argus isolate fScaArg1 chromosome 7, fScaArg1.pri, whole genome shotgun sequence. It encodes these proteins:
- the lonp2 gene encoding lon protease homolog 2, peroxisomal isoform X1, coding for MTSDGGIQIPSRLPLLLTHEGVLLPGSTVRFSVDSPRNMHLVSQRLLRGTSLKSTIIGVIPNTRDPEHLTDDLPTLHKIGTAGIAVQVVGSNWPKPHYTLLITGLCRFSVSSLLKERPFVLAEVEQLDKLDQYTTPAAGVTAEDGELGELSTKFYQAAVQLLGMLDMSVPVVAKFRRLLDSLPRETLPDVVASMIRTSNKEKLQVLDAVSLEERFKKALPMLTRQIEGLKLLQKTRKRSPDNEKRVLSVRKGGVFPGQQFSLDGEDEDEDGDDIIALERKVHGANMPDAALRVCLKELKRLKKMPQSMPEYALTRNYLDLMVELPWSKNTKDCLDIQAARTLLDSDHYALDKLKRRVLEYLAVRQLKPSLKGPILCFVGPPGVGKTSVGRSIARTLGREFHRIALGGVCDQSDIRGHRRTYVGSMPGRIINGLKTVGVNNPVFLLDEVDKLGKSLQGDPAAALLEVLDPEQNHSFTDHYLNVAFDLSQVLFIATANTTATIPPALLDRMEVLQVPGYTQEERVEIAHRHLIPNQLEQHGLTPQQLHIPQNTTQDIISRYTREAGVRSLERKIGAICRAVAVKVAESHQVTKTEALAPECPTQQRGKADPPEMPIVIDHIALKDILGPPLFEMEVSERLTLPGVALGLAWSPLGGEIMFVEASRMEGDGQLTLTGQLGDVMKESAHLAISWLRTNAKMYQLTNMVGGGGSARRDRYPPPLSSRSCHQGRPLCRSYHSNLPSLAVQWPIGQIRRCHDRRDHA
- the lonp2 gene encoding lon protease homolog 2, peroxisomal isoform X2, producing MTSDGGIQIPSRLPLLLTHEGVLLPGSTVRFSVDSPRNMHLVSQRLLRGTSLKSTIIGVIPNTRDPEHLTDDLPTLHKIGTAGIAVQVVGSNWPKPHYTLLITGLCRFSVSSLLKERPFVLAEVEQLDKLDQYTTPAAGVTAEDGELGELSTKFYQAAVQLLGMLDMSVPVVAKFRRLLDSLPRETLPDVVASMIRTSNKEKLQVLDAVSLEERFKKALPMLTRQIEGLKLLQKTRKRSPDNEKRVLSVRKGGVFPGQQFSLDGEDEDEDGDDIIALERKVHGANMPDAALRVCLKELKRLKKMPQSMPEYALTRNYLDLMVELPWSKNTKDCLDIQAARTLLDSDHYALDKLKRRVLEYLAVRQLKPSLKGPILCFVGPPGVGKTSVGRSIARTLGREFHRIALGGVCDQSDIRGHRRTYVGSMPGRIINGLKTVGVNNPVFLLDEVDKLGKSLQGDPAAALLEVLDPEQNHSFTDHYLNVAFDLSQVLFIATANTTATIPPALLDRMEVLQVPGYTQEERVEIAHRHLIPNQLEQHGLTPQQLHIPQNTTQDIISRYTREAGVRSLERKIGAICRAVAVKVAESHQVTKTEALAPECPTQQRGKADPPEMPIVIDHIALKDILGPPLFEMEVSERLTLPGVALGLAWSPLGGEIMFVEASRMEGDGQLTLTGQLGDVMKESAHLAISWLRTNAKMYQLTNSEFTQMYTWWGGGDPLEGTDIHLHFPAGAVTKDGPSAGVTIVTCLASLFSGRLVRSDVAMTGEITLRGLVLPVGGIKDKVLAAHRAGVKRVILPKRNEKDLEELPANVRADLDFVTARTLDEVLNTAFDGGFPGTSSTHTHPQLNSKL